One window of Acidiferrobacteraceae bacterium genomic DNA carries:
- a CDS encoding Mut7-C RNAse domain-containing protein has translation MSGSLTFRFYGGLNDFLAAEQRRVDFVHWFREQGSVKDVIESLGVPHTEVDLILVDGTPVGYDHLVSGGDHISVFPSGGSRNIATESRLQAPPPAARFVLDTHLGRLAAYLRMLGFDTLYRNDYDDPELAEISSTQQRILLSRDKKLLMRKQVEFGYYVRARMPHEQLIEVLRRYKLFDRLHPFTRCMHCNGTIRPVPKQVIVKKLMPRTKELYEEFWQCRDCGKIYWKGSHYRRMEEQIAGIANLAPGD, from the coding sequence ATGTCCGGATCACTGACTTTCCGTTTCTACGGCGGGCTCAATGACTTTCTTGCCGCGGAGCAGCGCCGGGTCGATTTTGTGCATTGGTTTCGCGAACAGGGTTCGGTCAAGGATGTCATCGAGTCCCTGGGCGTACCGCATACGGAGGTGGACCTCATCCTGGTAGACGGTACCCCCGTGGGGTATGACCACCTCGTCAGTGGCGGCGACCACATTTCCGTTTTTCCTTCCGGTGGCTCCCGCAACATCGCCACGGAAAGTCGCCTGCAGGCGCCGCCGCCCGCGGCGCGATTCGTACTCGATACCCATCTCGGACGTCTGGCGGCGTATCTGCGCATGCTGGGCTTCGATACCCTGTACCGGAACGACTACGACGATCCCGAACTGGCGGAGATCTCCAGTACGCAGCAGCGCATCCTGCTCAGTCGGGACAAGAAGCTGCTCATGCGCAAGCAGGTGGAGTTCGGCTACTACGTGCGTGCACGCATGCCCCACGAGCAGCTGATCGAGGTGCTCAGGCGTTACAAGCTCTTCGACAGGCTACATCCGTTCACCCGCTGTATGCATTGTAACGGCACCATCCGGCCCGTGCCCAAGCAGGTAATCGTAAAGAAGCTCATGCCGCGCACGAAGGAATTGTACGAGGAGTTCTGGCAGTGCCGCGATTGCGGAAAGATCTACTGGAAGGGCAGCCACTACCGGCGCATGGAGGAGCAGATCGCCGGTATCGCGAATCTCGCGCCGGGCGACTGA
- a CDS encoding endonuclease/exonuclease/phosphatase family protein: MDVKIGTFNLNNLFSRFDFQGVIDALHGAPAEDVSFHYEFTDPADVRIRTFHGRLVKAKDEADTRTIAERIKEMDVDVLAVQEVENIDILRKFNREHLDGMYATQVLIEGNDPRFIDVGILSNLPVGAISSYQTRVDPSDPAERVFSRDLLEVEILNASRSRKLFTLFNTHLKSNFVPFNEDQDTGHAAANERRRRQAAAIAQIIAERMRPRSSYVLTGDMNDGPDSPFLAPFVNDSEIALHNALTNPAETRPPKPESTGPGPQTTAWTHRFKPSGQPPKFELYDQIWLSPSLRDKQTGAMIGRRKNHKGDGSDHDPAWITLRL; this comes from the coding sequence ATGGACGTCAAGATCGGAACCTTCAATCTCAATAACCTGTTCTCGCGTTTCGATTTTCAGGGCGTCATCGATGCCTTGCACGGTGCGCCTGCGGAGGACGTCAGCTTCCACTACGAGTTCACCGATCCCGCAGACGTAAGGATCCGCACCTTCCATGGTCGCCTGGTGAAGGCCAAGGATGAGGCGGACACCCGCACCATCGCGGAACGGATCAAGGAGATGGACGTCGACGTACTGGCGGTACAGGAAGTTGAAAATATCGACATCCTGCGTAAGTTCAACCGCGAGCATCTCGACGGGATGTACGCGACGCAGGTGCTGATCGAGGGGAACGATCCGCGCTTTATCGACGTCGGCATTCTGTCCAACCTGCCGGTGGGTGCGATCAGTTCCTACCAGACACGGGTGGATCCATCGGATCCGGCAGAGCGTGTTTTCAGCCGCGACTTGTTGGAGGTGGAGATCCTGAATGCCAGCCGCAGCCGCAAACTGTTTACACTGTTCAACACCCACCTGAAGAGCAACTTCGTCCCGTTCAACGAGGATCAGGATACCGGACACGCGGCCGCCAACGAGCGCCGTCGACGCCAGGCCGCGGCCATTGCCCAGATCATTGCCGAACGCATGCGCCCGCGGAGCAGCTATGTTCTCACCGGCGACATGAACGACGGCCCGGATTCACCCTTTCTTGCCCCGTTCGTGAACGACAGCGAGATCGCCTTGCACAACGCCCTCACGAATCCTGCGGAGACGCGTCCGCCGAAACCGGAATCCACGGGACCGGGCCCGCAGACGACCGCCTGGACCCATCGTTTCAAGCCCAGCGGGCAGCCACCGAAGTTCGAGCTGTACGATCAGATCTGGTTGAGTCCGTCCCTGAGGGACAAGCAGACAGGCGCCATGATCGGCCGGCGCAAAAATCACAAGGGGGACGGCAGCGATCATGATCCGGCATGGATCACGCTGCGCCTATGA
- a CDS encoding cation-transporting P-type ATPase has translation MQRQLPIGRLDPYRDAETGLSAGEIARRRARYGMNDILEAPAGGWRDVVRDTLRDPMLWFLIATSILFAAVGELKESLTLAVALVPLAGMDLWLHRRTQASTATLGGRLTTRAHVLRDGEVIDLAATDLVPGDLVMLAAGETFPADGIIVRSEAAQVDESALTGEAFPVRKQYCEPGAFAGELVPVDASHWGYAGTRLLAGSARLRVVFTGAETFYGEIVRSAVQGSHARTPLQRAIADLVRVLLVAAVILCLVVAWVRWVQGYGLLDAIISAVTLAVAALPEEFPVVFTFFLGVGVYRLARQQALVRRAVAVENIGRVTAICSDKTGTITLGRLVLTHVHPAGDTTPEELLQVAAAASRADSGDPLDMAILEHEDTPRTRLHRLFTFPFTEDRKRESAILRLEDGRLLAVTKGAHETVIPQCRLEATERRRWISMAEQLASGGHKVIACGQRVLDESDEEQAEPDSGLVFAGLLALEDPVREGVKESVSVCRDAGIHVIMITGDHPLTARAVAKEVGLGGGDPRVVTADEIAGYDEPHVDLREVDVIARSMPSQKLQFVRQMQAAGEIVAVTGDGVNDVPALQAADIGVAMGERGTQAAREVAAVVLIDDNFRTIVRAITEGNQLFANLHMSFAYLLMIHFPLVLSAAVIPLAGYPLLYLPVHIVWMELIIHPTALLVYQQLPRRGMAHRRTLRGSTRFFDRGEWMLIGLVGVVFTVVLVGGYVYSLGAGREVEHGRAMALAVLSFGSAGITVSLSRMKTWTARIVAALTAVSAVVLIQQPFLAEALHLMPLHWDDWGLVAAGAGLVAAIAMALRMHR, from the coding sequence ATGCAACGCCAGCTTCCCATCGGTAGACTAGATCCGTACCGCGACGCCGAAACGGGGTTGTCCGCTGGGGAAATCGCCCGGCGACGCGCTCGCTACGGAATGAATGACATTCTTGAAGCACCGGCGGGCGGATGGCGCGATGTGGTGCGCGATACACTGCGCGATCCAATGCTGTGGTTTCTTATCGCGACCAGTATCCTGTTCGCCGCCGTTGGCGAATTGAAGGAATCCCTGACGCTCGCCGTGGCCCTGGTACCTCTCGCCGGAATGGATCTGTGGCTGCACCGCCGCACCCAGGCATCGACGGCTACCCTGGGTGGTCGTCTCACGACCCGCGCCCATGTTCTACGTGATGGCGAAGTCATCGACCTTGCGGCCACCGATCTCGTGCCTGGCGATCTCGTCATGCTTGCGGCAGGGGAGACGTTTCCCGCCGACGGAATCATTGTTCGCAGCGAGGCGGCGCAGGTTGATGAATCGGCCCTGACCGGCGAGGCCTTTCCCGTGCGGAAACAGTACTGCGAACCTGGTGCGTTTGCCGGAGAACTGGTTCCGGTCGATGCCAGCCATTGGGGTTATGCCGGAACACGCCTGCTTGCCGGAAGTGCGCGTCTTCGCGTGGTGTTTACCGGCGCGGAGACTTTCTACGGAGAAATCGTCCGTTCCGCTGTGCAGGGTAGTCATGCACGTACGCCACTACAGAGAGCAATCGCCGATCTCGTGCGCGTCCTGCTGGTGGCCGCGGTCATCCTTTGTCTGGTCGTTGCATGGGTACGCTGGGTGCAGGGCTATGGCCTCCTCGACGCCATCATCAGCGCCGTCACCCTGGCGGTCGCCGCGTTGCCAGAGGAGTTTCCGGTGGTGTTCACTTTTTTCCTCGGGGTCGGTGTCTACCGGCTGGCTCGCCAACAGGCGCTTGTCCGTCGCGCGGTGGCCGTGGAAAATATTGGACGAGTTACCGCGATCTGCTCGGACAAGACCGGTACCATTACGCTCGGTCGTCTGGTCCTGACGCACGTACATCCGGCAGGCGATACGACGCCCGAAGAGCTGCTGCAGGTCGCAGCAGCAGCCTCACGCGCAGACAGCGGCGATCCACTCGACATGGCGATTCTCGAACATGAAGACACGCCTCGCACGCGTCTGCACCGCCTGTTTACGTTTCCCTTCACCGAAGATCGAAAACGCGAGTCAGCCATTCTCAGGCTGGAGGATGGGCGCCTGCTCGCAGTCACGAAGGGCGCACATGAGACTGTGATCCCGCAATGCCGGCTCGAGGCCACGGAGCGCCGACGCTGGATCTCAATGGCGGAGCAACTGGCGTCGGGCGGACACAAGGTAATCGCCTGCGGGCAGCGAGTTCTCGATGAGTCCGATGAAGAACAGGCAGAGCCCGACAGCGGCCTGGTCTTTGCCGGATTGCTCGCCCTGGAAGACCCCGTGCGCGAAGGAGTAAAGGAATCAGTGAGTGTGTGCAGGGATGCCGGGATACACGTGATTATGATCACCGGCGACCATCCCCTGACGGCGCGCGCGGTAGCGAAAGAAGTGGGCCTGGGCGGCGGTGATCCGCGCGTGGTTACTGCAGACGAGATCGCGGGCTATGATGAACCCCATGTCGATCTGCGCGAGGTCGACGTCATTGCGCGTTCCATGCCGTCGCAGAAGTTGCAGTTTGTGCGCCAGATGCAGGCTGCTGGCGAAATCGTCGCCGTGACCGGTGACGGAGTGAATGACGTCCCCGCACTGCAAGCGGCGGATATCGGAGTGGCGATGGGGGAGCGCGGTACACAGGCCGCACGCGAAGTGGCGGCGGTGGTGTTGATCGATGACAACTTCCGCACCATCGTTCGCGCCATCACCGAAGGGAACCAGCTGTTCGCCAATCTGCACATGAGTTTTGCCTATCTGCTCATGATTCATTTTCCATTGGTTCTGAGCGCCGCGGTGATCCCTCTGGCCGGATATCCGCTGCTCTATCTTCCGGTACACATCGTATGGATGGAGCTGATCATTCATCCAACCGCCCTGCTGGTCTACCAACAGCTTCCGCGTCGCGGAATGGCACATCGGCGGACCTTGCGCGGATCGACGCGATTTTTCGACCGAGGCGAATGGATGCTGATCGGACTGGTGGGTGTCGTATTTACCGTCGTGCTGGTTGGCGGATATGTCTACAGTCTTGGGGCCGGTCGAGAGGTGGAGCACGGGCGTGCCATGGCGTTGGCAGTTCTCAGTTTTGGCAGTGCGGGAATCACGGTGTCGCTGAGTCGCATGAAAACGTGGACCGCCCGCATCGTCGCCGCGCTGACGGCCGTATCGGCAGTGGTGTTGATTCAGCAGCCTTTTCTGGCGGAGGCCCTGCATCTCATGCCCCTGCACTGGGACGACTGGGGACTGGTGGCTGCAGGTGCAGGACTGGTGGCAGCGATTGCGATGGCGTTGCGGATGCACCGCTAG
- a CDS encoding ABC transporter ATP-binding protein translates to MDAVISIKNLTKTYATGLRALDEVSLDIHRGEIFGLLGPNGAGKTTLISAVCGIVTPTSGSVTVDGFDIARDYRAARSRIGLVPQELSTAAFENVIDTMRFSRGLFGKAPDPAHIEKVLRALSLWDKRREKIMALSGGMKRRVLIAKALAHEPSVLFLDEPTAGVDVELRHDMWNMVRELRETGVTIILTTHYIDEAEEMADRIGVINGGRIGVVDEKTALMNKLGKRQLTLTLQQALEQIPEDLAQYPLTLSEDGTVLTFTFDIQQEHTGVPELLRKLARDGIDFKDLHSSQSSLEEIFVNLVREKA, encoded by the coding sequence ATGGACGCGGTAATTTCCATCAAGAATCTCACCAAGACGTATGCCACGGGGCTGCGTGCCCTGGACGAGGTCAGTCTGGACATTCACCGGGGAGAGATCTTTGGACTGCTCGGGCCTAACGGGGCAGGGAAGACCACCCTCATCAGCGCCGTGTGCGGCATCGTCACACCGACCTCGGGCAGTGTCACGGTGGACGGGTTCGATATCGCCCGCGATTATCGCGCTGCGCGTTCGCGCATTGGACTGGTGCCCCAGGAGCTTTCCACCGCCGCTTTTGAAAACGTGATCGACACCATGCGGTTCAGCCGCGGCCTGTTCGGCAAGGCCCCGGATCCGGCGCACATCGAAAAGGTGCTGCGCGCCCTGTCTCTCTGGGACAAGCGCAGGGAAAAGATCATGGCCCTGTCGGGCGGGATGAAACGCCGTGTCCTGATTGCCAAGGCCCTGGCCCACGAACCCTCGGTCCTGTTCCTGGACGAGCCCACCGCGGGTGTGGACGTGGAATTGCGTCACGACATGTGGAATATGGTGCGCGAGTTGCGCGAGACCGGGGTAACCATCATTCTTACCACTCATTACATCGACGAGGCCGAGGAGATGGCCGACCGGATCGGGGTCATCAACGGCGGGCGCATCGGCGTGGTGGACGAGAAGACGGCCCTCATGAACAAGTTGGGAAAACGCCAGCTTACACTCACCTTGCAGCAGGCCCTGGAACAGATTCCCGAGGACCTCGCGCAGTACCCCCTGACCCTGTCCGAGGACGGCACCGTGCTGACCTTCACCTTCGACATCCAGCAGGAACATACCGGGGTACCGGAATTGCTGCGCAAGCTTGCGCGCGACGGCATCGATTTCAAGGATCTGCATTCCAGCCAGAGCTCGCTGGAGGAAATCTTCGTCAACCTGGTGAGGGAGAAGGCATGA
- a CDS encoding valine--tRNA ligase, with protein sequence MEKTYNPHAIEQHWYQTWESKGYFAPGGGDASYCIMIPPPNVTGSLHMGHAFQDTIMDALIRYHRMQGNNTLWQAGTDHAGIATQMVVERQLEAEGKSRFDLGDTVEQSRTAFLERVWKWRDHSGGTITRQLRRMGASLDWSRERFTMDEGLSEAVKEVFVRLYDEGLIYRGKRLVNWDPVLHTAVSDLEVLSEEENGHLWHMRYPLADGSGQLVVATTRPETMLGDSAVAVHPDDERYQDLVGKQVILPITGRSIPVIADDYVDPEFGTGCVKITPAHDFNDYAVGKRHNLPLFNVFTPDARIVSDASAEPKPATKSGDVIVLASDIGIPSDYQGLDRYDARKKVVAALEAEGLLEKIDDHKLMVPRGDRSGAVIEPYLTDQWYVKVGPLAEPAIKAVEDGDIRFVPDNWKNTYFEWMRNIEDWCISRQIWWGHRIPAWYDEEGTVYVGRSEDEVRAKHNVGKDITLIQDEDVLDTWFSSALWPFSTLGWPEQTEALKTFYPTSVLVTGFDIIFFWVARMIMMGLKFMGDVPFHEVYIHGLVRDAHGQKMSKSKGNVLDPIDLIDGIELEALVKKRTTGLMQPQLAQKIEKQTRKDYADGIPAFGTDALRFTFAALASTGRDINFDLNRIEGYRNFCNKLWNAARYVLMNTEGEDCGQSGGEVELTVADRWIVSRLQQVEQEVADAVAEYRFDHMAQNLYSFVWDEYCSWYLELSKVALNDEAAPAERKRGTRQTLVRALETILRLLHPITPYITEEIWQRVAPLAGVSGDTIMTRPYPRADESHIDTAAVDEMRWTMEAIDGLRNIRGEFNIAPSRRIDILVQGASKKEQQRLRTYEPYIRFLARVQSADFIAADEAAPESSMALVGNVKLLVPLAGLIDKEAEIARLTKAVEKSEKDLERAGTKLANENFVSRAPAQVVNQEKQRVAEMESALASLREQLEKIRAL encoded by the coding sequence ATGGAAAAGACCTACAACCCCCACGCCATCGAACAGCACTGGTACCAGACCTGGGAGTCGAAAGGCTATTTCGCCCCCGGCGGCGGCGACGCATCCTACTGCATCATGATCCCGCCGCCGAACGTGACCGGCAGCCTGCACATGGGCCATGCCTTCCAGGACACCATCATGGATGCGCTCATCCGCTACCACCGCATGCAGGGGAACAATACCCTGTGGCAGGCGGGGACGGATCATGCCGGCATCGCCACGCAAATGGTGGTGGAGCGGCAACTGGAGGCCGAAGGCAAGTCCCGTTTCGACCTTGGTGACACGGTGGAGCAGTCCCGCACCGCCTTCCTCGAGCGCGTATGGAAGTGGCGTGACCACTCCGGCGGCACGATTACGCGCCAGCTGCGACGCATGGGCGCATCCCTGGACTGGTCGCGCGAGCGCTTCACCATGGACGAGGGTCTGTCCGAGGCGGTAAAAGAGGTATTCGTCCGTCTGTACGACGAAGGCCTGATCTATCGCGGCAAGCGGCTTGTGAACTGGGATCCGGTGCTGCATACGGCGGTGTCCGATCTCGAGGTGCTGTCGGAAGAAGAGAACGGCCACCTGTGGCACATGCGCTACCCCCTGGCCGATGGCAGCGGTCAGCTGGTGGTCGCCACGACCCGTCCGGAGACCATGCTCGGCGACTCGGCCGTCGCCGTGCATCCTGACGATGAACGCTATCAGGATCTTGTCGGCAAGCAGGTGATCCTGCCTATCACCGGGCGCAGCATCCCCGTCATCGCTGACGATTATGTCGATCCCGAATTCGGCACCGGCTGCGTCAAGATCACCCCGGCCCACGATTTCAATGACTATGCCGTCGGCAAACGTCACAACCTGCCGCTGTTCAACGTGTTCACCCCGGACGCCAGGATCGTCAGCGACGCAAGCGCGGAACCGAAGCCTGCGACAAAATCGGGAGACGTGATCGTTCTTGCGTCGGACATTGGCATCCCCAGCGACTACCAGGGACTGGACCGCTACGATGCGCGCAAGAAGGTAGTCGCCGCATTGGAGGCTGAAGGACTGCTGGAGAAGATCGACGACCACAAGCTCATGGTGCCGCGCGGCGACCGCTCCGGCGCGGTGATCGAACCCTATCTCACCGACCAGTGGTACGTGAAGGTCGGACCGCTGGCAGAGCCGGCGATCAAGGCGGTCGAGGATGGAGACATCCGCTTTGTGCCCGACAACTGGAAGAACACCTACTTCGAATGGATGCGCAACATCGAGGACTGGTGTATCTCGCGCCAGATCTGGTGGGGCCACCGCATCCCGGCCTGGTACGACGAGGAAGGAACGGTCTATGTCGGCCGCTCCGAAGACGAGGTACGGGCGAAACACAATGTCGGCAAGGACATCACCCTCATACAGGACGAGGATGTGCTCGACACCTGGTTCAGCTCCGCCCTGTGGCCGTTCTCCACCCTGGGCTGGCCGGAACAGACGGAAGCGCTCAAGACCTTCTACCCCACCAGCGTGCTGGTCACCGGCTTCGACATCATCTTCTTCTGGGTCGCGCGCATGATCATGATGGGCCTGAAGTTCATGGGCGACGTCCCCTTCCACGAAGTCTACATCCACGGCCTGGTGCGTGATGCCCACGGCCAGAAGATGTCCAAGTCCAAGGGCAACGTGCTCGACCCCATCGACCTGATCGACGGCATCGAGCTGGAGGCGCTGGTAAAGAAACGCACCACGGGCCTCATGCAGCCGCAACTCGCGCAGAAGATCGAGAAGCAGACGCGCAAGGACTACGCCGACGGCATCCCGGCCTTCGGCACCGACGCCCTGCGTTTCACCTTCGCCGCCCTGGCCTCCACCGGGCGCGACATCAATTTCGATCTCAACCGCATAGAGGGCTACCGCAACTTCTGCAACAAGCTGTGGAACGCGGCGCGCTATGTGCTCATGAACACCGAGGGCGAGGACTGTGGCCAGTCCGGCGGCGAAGTGGAACTGACGGTCGCCGACCGCTGGATCGTGTCACGGCTGCAGCAGGTGGAACAGGAGGTGGCCGACGCGGTGGCCGAATACCGCTTCGACCACATGGCCCAGAACCTGTACAGCTTCGTGTGGGACGAGTACTGCTCCTGGTACCTTGAACTTTCCAAGGTAGCGCTCAACGACGAGGCCGCCCCGGCAGAACGCAAGCGTGGCACACGCCAGACCCTGGTGCGGGCGCTGGAGACCATCCTGCGCCTGCTGCACCCGATCACTCCGTACATCACCGAGGAGATCTGGCAGCGGGTCGCGCCCCTGGCGGGTGTTTCCGGTGACACCATTATGACCCGGCCCTACCCCCGTGCCGACGAAAGCCATATCGATACCGCGGCGGTGGACGAGATGCGCTGGACCATGGAAGCCATCGACGGCCTGCGCAATATCCGCGGCGAATTCAATATCGCACCCAGCCGCAGGATCGATATCCTGGTGCAGGGCGCGAGCAAGAAAGAGCAGCAGCGCTTGCGCACCTACGAACCCTATATACGGTTCCTTGCACGGGTGCAGTCCGCCGATTTCATCGCCGCCGATGAAGCCGCGCCGGAGTCCTCCATGGCCCTCGTGGGCAACGTGAAGCTACTCGTCCCGCTCGCGGGCCTGATCGACAAGGAGGCCGAAATCGCGCGGCTAACAAAGGCAGTCGAAAAGAGTGAAAAGGATCTGGAGCGGGCCGGCACCAAGCTGGCGAACGAGAACTTCGTCTCCAGGGCGCCGGCCCAAGTGGTGAATCAGGAAAAACAGCGTGTCGCGGAAATGGAATCCGCCCTTGCCAGTCTGCGCGAACAGCTGGAGAAGATCCGCGCCCTCTAG
- a CDS encoding ABC transporter permease — translation MNYYGVRAIYIQEMARAGRTLMQTIASPILTTALYFIVFGAAIGSRIGQIDGVQYAAFIIPGLLMLSLLGESISNAAFGIYFPKFTGTIYEVLSAPVSSFEVVLGFVGAAASKSLIIGALILGTARIFVDYGVAHPVWMLAFLVLTALSFSLFGFIIGLWADDFQKLQIIPMMVITPLTFLGGAFYSINMLPPLWQKVALFNPVVYLISGFRWSFYGISDVNVEVSLAMILLFLLVCLFFVWWIFRTGYRLKN, via the coding sequence ATGAACTACTACGGTGTGCGTGCAATCTACATCCAGGAGATGGCCAGGGCGGGGCGCACGCTCATGCAGACCATTGCCTCGCCCATCCTGACCACGGCCCTGTACTTTATCGTCTTCGGCGCCGCCATCGGTTCGCGTATCGGCCAGATCGACGGTGTGCAGTACGCAGCCTTCATCATTCCGGGCCTGTTGATGCTGTCGTTGCTGGGCGAGAGCATCTCCAACGCGGCGTTCGGAATCTATTTTCCGAAATTCACCGGGACCATCTACGAGGTCCTGTCGGCGCCCGTGTCTTCCTTTGAGGTGGTGCTGGGTTTCGTCGGCGCCGCCGCGTCCAAGTCACTGATCATCGGTGCCCTGATCCTCGGAACGGCAAGAATTTTCGTGGACTATGGCGTCGCCCATCCGGTCTGGATGCTGGCCTTTCTTGTGCTGACGGCGCTTTCCTTCAGCCTGTTCGGATTCATTATCGGACTGTGGGCAGACGATTTTCAGAAGCTGCAGATCATTCCCATGATGGTTATCACGCCGCTCACCTTCCTCGGCGGCGCGTTTTATTCCATCAACATGCTTCCGCCGCTGTGGCAGAAGGTGGCCCTGTTCAACCCGGTGGTATACCTCATCAGCGGTTTTCGCTGGAGTTTCTACGGAATCTCCGACGTCAATGTCGAGGTCAGCCTCGCCATGATTTTGTTGTTCCTGCTTGTGTGCCTGTTCTTCGTCTGGTGGATCTTCCGCACCGGCTATCGACTGAAGAATTGA